Proteins encoded within one genomic window of Candidatus Methylarchaceae archaeon HK02M2:
- a CDS encoding 2-isopropylmalate synthase encodes MNSEDYIKIFDTTLRDGEQTPGVSLTPEEKLEVARLLDKLGVDTIEAGFPIVSKGEIEGVKLIVKEGLNAEICGLSRVDKSDIDAALDCGVGCIHVFIATSDIHLKYKLKLTREEALQKAIEGVEYAKNHGVQVEFSAEDATRSDIEYLKQVYKAVEEVGADRIDIPDTVGIMMPMRIYELVSEIKKTVKLPISLHCHDDFGMAVANTLAGIEAGASRAHVTINGLGERAGNAALEEVVMALHSLYRKNTRINTQLIYETSKLVSELTGIVVQPNKAIVGDNAFSHESGIHVHGVLSTPLTYEPIKPEMVGRKRWLQAGKHAGGHGIAAKLEEMGWQPTKDQQKEILERVKDLGDKGKTVTDTDLSAIARFVMRKAAEEEKIIDLVDLAVITGIKVVPTASVKIVLDGKEYVAAETGVGPVDSAVKAIQKITDNLANIKLREYRLAAITGGSDALAEVIIKVGDKDGNVVSTRATGEDVVIASVEALIDGINKILIKKKRS; translated from the coding sequence ATGAACAGTGAAGATTACATAAAAATCTTCGATACAACTTTAAGAGATGGAGAACAGACACCAGGTGTATCACTAACACCTGAAGAGAAGCTAGAGGTTGCTCGTCTGCTTGATAAACTTGGCGTGGATACGATAGAGGCAGGTTTCCCCATAGTTTCTAAAGGAGAGATCGAAGGTGTCAAACTTATTGTTAAAGAAGGACTTAATGCTGAAATCTGTGGATTGTCTAGAGTGGATAAGAGCGATATAGATGCTGCTCTCGATTGTGGAGTTGGGTGTATACATGTATTCATAGCAACATCAGATATACATCTAAAATACAAGCTAAAGTTAACTCGAGAGGAAGCCCTACAAAAAGCTATTGAAGGCGTAGAATATGCTAAGAACCATGGAGTTCAAGTTGAGTTCTCTGCAGAAGACGCTACAAGATCGGATATCGAATATCTTAAACAAGTTTACAAGGCTGTTGAGGAGGTTGGCGCGGATAGAATTGATATTCCGGATACTGTTGGCATTATGATGCCTATGAGGATTTATGAGCTCGTTAGTGAAATCAAAAAAACAGTTAAACTACCTATAAGTCTTCACTGTCATGACGATTTTGGTATGGCTGTAGCTAATACTCTAGCTGGGATAGAAGCTGGAGCATCAAGGGCTCATGTAACCATCAATGGATTAGGAGAAAGAGCAGGTAATGCGGCATTGGAGGAGGTTGTTATGGCGTTACATTCATTATATAGAAAAAATACAAGAATAAACACTCAGCTGATCTACGAGACTTCTAAACTCGTTTCAGAACTGACAGGGATAGTTGTCCAGCCAAATAAAGCAATAGTAGGTGATAATGCTTTTAGTCACGAGTCTGGCATACATGTTCATGGCGTATTATCTACGCCTCTGACTTATGAGCCTATAAAGCCAGAGATGGTAGGTAGAAAGAGGTGGCTTCAAGCTGGGAAGCATGCTGGTGGTCACGGTATAGCGGCAAAGCTGGAAGAGATGGGGTGGCAACCAACAAAAGACCAACAGAAAGAAATTCTTGAAAGGGTGAAGGATTTAGGTGATAAAGGGAAGACCGTCACTGATACCGACTTATCTGCGATTGCCAGATTTGTGATGAGAAAGGCTGCAGAGGAGGAGAAAATTATCGATCTTGTCGATCTAGCAGTTATAACTGGGATTAAAGTAGTACCAACAGCGTCTGTTAAGATCGTATTGGATGGAAAAGAGTATGTGGCAGCTGAAACTGGGGTTGGACCTGTCGATTCAGCGGTTAAAGCGATTCAGAAGATTACAGATAATTTGGCAAATATCAAGCTAAGGGAGTATAGGTTAGCGGCGATTACAGGCGGTTCTGATGCTCTAGCCGAAGTGATAATTAAGGTTGGAGATAAAGATGGAAACGTGGTATCTACAAGAGCAACAGGTGAAGATGTAGTGATAGCTAGTGTAGAAGCGTTGATAGATGGTATCAATAAGATACTCATTAAAAAGAAACGGTCATAG
- the ilvC gene encoding ketol-acid reductoisomerase, translating to MTKIYYDMDADLGVIKKKTIAVIGYGSQGRAQALNMRDSGLDIILGLRSGGASWDKAKADGFEPYTIEKAADKGDIIHMLIPDIEQPIVYRTQIASYMREGKALGFSHGFNIHFQQIIPPSHADVIMVAPKSPGKGLRDAYVNDFGVPALIAVAQDYSGRGKDLALAMSRAMGCTRAGVLETTFKDETETDLFGEQSVLVGGLISLITKGFEVLVEKGYQPELAYFEVCNEMKLIMDLVYKGGFTGMLKAVSDTAKYGGLTVGPKVIDEHVKENMNIILKDIQSGDFAKDWAGNLEKSKAKLNTLMEDITNHRIEVVGKFIRKMAGIEK from the coding sequence ATGACCAAGATATATTATGATATGGATGCTGATCTAGGGGTCATAAAGAAGAAGACAATAGCCGTAATAGGTTACGGAAGCCAAGGCCGTGCACAAGCTCTGAACATGAGAGATTCGGGTCTAGATATCATACTAGGATTGAGGTCTGGTGGAGCGTCGTGGGACAAGGCCAAGGCAGATGGTTTCGAGCCATATACTATTGAAAAAGCAGCAGATAAAGGCGATATAATCCATATGTTAATCCCTGATATTGAACAGCCAATAGTATATAGGACACAGATCGCTAGCTATATGAGAGAAGGGAAGGCTCTTGGATTTTCTCATGGATTCAACATTCATTTTCAGCAGATAATTCCTCCTTCTCATGCAGATGTTATAATGGTCGCACCTAAGAGCCCTGGAAAGGGTCTAAGAGATGCCTACGTGAATGATTTTGGTGTTCCAGCCCTTATCGCCGTAGCCCAAGATTACTCAGGTCGAGGTAAAGATCTAGCTCTTGCTATGAGTAGAGCGATGGGATGTACAAGGGCTGGTGTTTTAGAGACTACCTTCAAAGATGAGACGGAGACTGATCTTTTCGGCGAGCAATCAGTTTTGGTCGGTGGGCTCATATCTCTTATCACAAAGGGGTTCGAGGTCCTTGTGGAGAAGGGGTATCAACCCGAGTTGGCATATTTTGAGGTCTGTAATGAGATGAAGCTTATAATGGATTTAGTTTACAAGGGTGGTTTTACAGGAATGTTGAAAGCTGTATCAGATACAGCAAAGTATGGCGGTCTTACAGTAGGTCCTAAAGTCATAGATGAGCACGTTAAGGAGAATATGAATATAATCCTAAAAGATATTCAAAGTGGAGATTTTGCCAAAGATTGGGCTGGCAATCTTGAAAAGAGCAAGGCAAAACTAAATACATTGATGGAAGATATTACTAATCACAGGATAGAGGTAGTGGGTAAATTCATTAGAAAGATGGCAGGAATAGAAAAATGA
- the ilvN gene encoding acetolactate synthase small subunit, producing the protein MKSRVMTYIISTIVENKPGVLHKASNMFRCRDFNIDSISVGPTEREDLSRMTITIDGDKATVEQLVKQLSKLIDVLKVSVLSPESTVVRELALVKLHVTDAKARSDIINYANVFRSRVVDVASGSITIEVTGSPDKIDAFLTLASTFGIKEIARTGITALVRG; encoded by the coding sequence TTGAAAAGTAGAGTTATGACCTATATAATATCCACTATTGTTGAGAATAAACCAGGCGTCCTTCATAAAGCTTCAAACATGTTTAGATGTAGGGATTTTAACATCGACAGCATCTCTGTCGGACCAACAGAACGCGAAGACCTATCAAGGATGACAATAACGATAGATGGAGATAAGGCTACAGTTGAGCAGTTGGTCAAACAATTAAGCAAACTTATAGATGTATTAAAAGTGAGTGTCCTAAGCCCTGAAAGTACTGTTGTAAGGGAGTTGGCTCTCGTGAAGTTGCATGTAACAGACGCTAAAGCCAGATCAGATATCATTAACTATGCTAATGTCTTCAGAAGTAGAGTTGTCGATGTTGCCTCAGGATCGATAACTATTGAGGTCACAGGATCGCCCGATAAAATAGATGCATTTTTAACTTTGGCATCAACTTTTGGCATCAAAGAGATAGCAAGAACGGGTATAACTGCATTGGTTAGAGGTTGA
- the ilvB gene encoding biosynthetic-type acetolactate synthase large subunit: MVKMSGAQALIEALYKEKVEVIFGLPGGAIIPVYDVLRDSKIRHILGRHEQSVAHMADGYARASGKVGVCMATSGPGATNLVTGIANAYMDSAPMVAITGQVPTSLIGKDAFQEVDIIGITTPITKHNYQPRHASEIPNTIKMAFHIASTGRPGPVLIDLPKNVQNDTADMIFPNKVEIRGYKPNKFPHTLQVEKVIKLLTKAEKPIIMAGGGIILSNASLKLQAMAELLLAPVVTTFMGKGSIPENHPLSLGVLGMHGSAEANRLILEADVLLAAGIRFSDRTTGKIEEFCQDTKIIQIDIDPSEIGKNKTVDVPIVGDLNKTLTMLYDSLAKLLEKKEDNLWFKRVRQIREEFKDKIDQGEGLAPPNLLKKLREVLPHNSIITTEVGQNQMWASLYFKVYEPRTFISSGGLGTMGFGFPASIGAKVAKPDVPVLDIAGDGSFMMTSNSLATSISEKIPVIVVILNNSMLGMVAQWQRMFYKRRYSAVELGAYNFEKLAKAFGAQGFRIGSLEEFIKVVKSALKSEVTTVIDVPISPEENVFPMVPAGKGLKDTIYR; encoded by the coding sequence ATGGTTAAAATGTCTGGGGCTCAGGCTCTTATTGAAGCTCTATATAAAGAGAAAGTAGAGGTCATCTTCGGTTTACCAGGCGGCGCCATAATTCCAGTCTACGATGTACTGCGTGACTCTAAGATAAGGCATATACTTGGGCGACATGAACAATCTGTTGCACATATGGCGGATGGCTATGCTAGAGCTAGTGGTAAAGTAGGAGTATGTATGGCAACTTCAGGCCCTGGTGCCACGAACTTGGTTACAGGTATAGCAAATGCGTACATGGACTCCGCTCCTATGGTTGCGATAACAGGTCAAGTTCCAACATCGTTGATAGGTAAGGATGCTTTTCAAGAAGTTGACATAATAGGAATAACTACACCAATAACTAAACATAATTACCAACCGAGGCATGCATCTGAAATTCCAAATACTATAAAGATGGCCTTTCATATAGCTTCAACAGGGAGACCGGGGCCAGTCTTGATAGATCTTCCAAAGAATGTACAAAATGATACTGCTGATATGATTTTTCCAAATAAGGTTGAAATTCGAGGTTATAAGCCTAATAAATTCCCTCATACACTTCAAGTTGAGAAGGTGATAAAGCTACTTACAAAAGCAGAAAAACCCATCATAATGGCAGGGGGCGGGATAATTCTTTCTAACGCATCACTCAAATTACAAGCAATGGCTGAACTTTTATTAGCTCCTGTTGTGACAACTTTTATGGGCAAAGGTAGCATCCCTGAGAATCATCCATTATCCCTAGGAGTTTTAGGGATGCATGGATCTGCTGAAGCGAATAGGTTGATTTTGGAAGCAGATGTCTTATTAGCAGCAGGGATAAGGTTCTCTGATAGGACTACAGGCAAGATAGAAGAGTTCTGCCAAGATACAAAAATAATACAAATAGATATAGACCCTTCGGAGATAGGAAAGAACAAGACGGTAGATGTTCCCATAGTAGGTGATTTAAATAAAACGCTTACTATGTTATACGATTCGTTAGCTAAGCTACTAGAGAAGAAAGAAGATAACCTTTGGTTTAAGAGGGTACGACAGATAAGAGAGGAATTTAAAGACAAAATCGATCAAGGTGAGGGTTTAGCACCTCCAAATCTCTTAAAGAAGTTACGAGAAGTATTGCCACACAACTCCATAATTACGACTGAAGTTGGTCAGAACCAAATGTGGGCTTCACTTTACTTCAAAGTATATGAGCCAAGGACATTCATAAGCTCAGGAGGGTTAGGAACAATGGGTTTTGGTTTTCCTGCCTCCATTGGAGCGAAAGTTGCAAAACCTGATGTACCTGTTTTAGACATAGCTGGAGATGGTAGTTTTATGATGACTTCGAACTCCCTCGCTACATCTATTAGTGAAAAGATACCTGTTATAGTTGTGATTTTAAACAACTCTATGTTAGGCATGGTAGCACAATGGCAAAGGATGTTCTATAAAAGGAGATACTCAGCTGTTGAATTAGGAGCTTATAATTTCGAAAAATTGGCCAAGGCATTTGGGGCACAAGGTTTTCGTATCGGTTCTCTTGAGGAGTTTATAAAAGTCGTGAAAAGTGCGTTAAAAAGTGAAGTTACGACGGTCATAGATGTTCCTATCTCTCCCGAAGAAAATGTCTTTCCCATGGTCCCAGCAGGTAAGGGGCTCAAAGATACCATTTATAGGTGA